One Candidatus Blochmannia vicinus DNA window includes the following coding sequences:
- the lysS gene encoding lysine--tRNA ligase encodes MSKYVHSKHQLYQKLNIDYELSIRQKKLSQIREKGIAFPNDFRRDSTSNQLHKKYEHTSNSELVRLNIEVNIAGRIISQRIMGKASFITLRDVDGCMQLYITANSLATNVLYEENIKQWDLGDILGVRGTLFRTRTGELSIHCKEIRLLTKSLRPLPDKFHGLNNQETKYRQRYLDLIINEDTREIFKIRSLIIYEIRQFMKKNNFMEVETPMMHTIAGGAIANPFITHHNKLGIDIYLRIAPELYLKKLVIGGFERIFEINRNFRNEGISSYHNPEFTMMEIYMAYADYHDMIVLTQNLLRSVTQRVLGRNIVHYRNYELNFNNPFAQMSIKEAIYYYLPEIKSQNIDDIHTAISIAKSFGIKINNCWTLSKIHMVIFEEVVEKKIIQPTCVTSYPIEISPLARRNDNDPTLADRFELFIAGKEIGNGFSELNDPEDQKERFLKQAKEKKDNKNNNIHTNYDEDYLIALEHGLPPTAGIGIGIDRLIMLLTDKHTIRDVILFPTLRPK; translated from the coding sequence ATGTCTAAATACGTGCACTCAAAACATCAACTATATCAAAAGCTTAATATCGATTATGAATTAAGTATTCGTCAAAAAAAACTATCACAAATTAGAGAAAAAGGTATAGCGTTTCCAAATGATTTTCGTCGTGATTCCACTTCTAATCAATTACACAAAAAATACGAGCATACATCTAACTCAGAATTAGTACGATTAAACATTGAAGTAAATATAGCAGGTCGCATAATAAGTCAACGCATTATGGGGAAAGCATCTTTTATAACTTTACGAGACGTTGATGGTTGCATGCAGTTGTATATTACTGCTAATTCGTTAGCAACGAATGTATTGTATGAAGAGAATATAAAACAATGGGATCTAGGGGATATATTAGGAGTACGCGGTACATTATTTAGAACACGTACTGGAGAACTATCGATACATTGTAAAGAAATTAGATTATTAACTAAATCATTACGTCCATTGCCAGATAAATTTCATGGTTTGAATAATCAAGAAACAAAATATCGCCAAAGATATTTAGATTTAATTATTAATGAAGACACAAGAGAAATATTTAAAATACGTTCTCTAATTATTTACGAAATACGTCAATTTATGAAAAAAAATAATTTTATGGAAGTAGAAACACCAATGATGCACACAATTGCGGGAGGAGCCATAGCAAACCCTTTTATTACACATCATAATAAATTAGGAATAGATATATATCTACGTATTGCTCCAGAATTATATTTAAAAAAACTAGTGATAGGCGGGTTTGAGCGCATATTTGAAATCAATCGTAACTTTCGTAACGAAGGAATATCCTCATATCATAACCCTGAATTCACAATGATGGAAATATATATGGCGTATGCCGATTACCATGATATGATCGTTTTAACACAAAATTTACTACGTTCAGTAACACAGCGAGTACTAGGTAGAAATATAGTTCATTATAGAAATTATGAATTGAATTTCAATAATCCTTTTGCTCAAATGAGCATAAAAGAAGCAATTTATTATTATCTACCAGAAATTAAATCCCAAAATATAGACGATATACATACCGCTATTTCTATTGCAAAATCATTTGGAATTAAAATTAATAATTGCTGGACATTAAGTAAAATACACATGGTTATTTTTGAAGAAGTAGTAGAAAAAAAAATAATTCAACCAACCTGTGTTACTTCTTATCCAATAGAGATATCCCCATTAGCACGTCGCAACGATAATGACCCAACACTTGCTGATCGTTTTGAGCTCTTCATTGCTGGAAAAGAAATAGGAAATGGTTTTTCAGAATTAAATGATCCAGAAGATCAAAAAGAACGTTTTTTGAAACAAGCAAAAGAAAAAAAAGATAACAAAAATAATAACATTCACACAAATTATGATGAAGATTATTTAATTGCGTTAGAACACGGATTACCCCCTACAGCAGGGATTGGAATAGGAATCGACCGTTTGATAATGCTATTAACCGATAAACATACTATTCGTGATGTAATTTTGTTTCCTACACTTCGTCCAAAATAA
- the lysA gene encoding diaminopimelate decarboxylase encodes MIHNIFTQMNILNYKNLIKLHQKYKGPVWVYDASVIINRITQLKQFDIIRFAQKSCSNIHILRLMHNHGVKVDAVSLGEIERALLAGFNTGKESDEIIFTADILEEETLFRVSELNITVNAGSIDMLAQLGACSPGHKIWLRINPGFGHGHNQKTNTGGENSKHGIWHEDILTALSYIYHYNLQLIGLHMHIGSGVHYSHLSKVCNAMTQQILKYKINIQLISAGGGLTIPYQDNDTVLNVNHYFHLWDNTRKRISQYLGHTVKLEIEPGRFLVAESGILITQIRAVKEMGRRHFILIDAGYNDLMRPVMYGSYHRISLIPGDHRNITLEELRDTVVGGPLCESGDVFTQNMNGTILTRKLPYSAKVGDYLIFHDTGAYGASMSSNYNTRPLLPEVLLENGQIRQIRRKQKLEDLLMLEITE; translated from the coding sequence ATGATACATAATATCTTTACTCAAATGAATATCCTTAACTATAAAAACTTAATAAAATTGCATCAAAAATATAAAGGCCCAGTATGGGTATATGATGCATCAGTTATAATCAATCGTATTACGCAATTAAAACAATTCGACATTATACGATTTGCTCAAAAATCTTGTTCTAATATTCATATTCTACGATTAATGCATAATCATGGGGTTAAGGTAGATGCTGTTTCCTTAGGAGAAATTGAGCGAGCATTATTAGCTGGTTTTAATACTGGAAAAGAAAGTGACGAAATAATTTTTACTGCTGATATTTTAGAAGAAGAAACATTATTTAGAGTGTCAGAATTAAATATTACTGTTAATGCAGGATCAATAGATATGTTAGCGCAGTTAGGGGCTTGTTCCCCTGGACATAAAATATGGTTACGTATTAATCCTGGATTTGGACATGGACATAATCAAAAAACTAATACTGGAGGAGAAAATAGCAAACATGGTATTTGGCATGAAGATATACTAACTGCCCTTTCTTATATCTATCATTATAATCTACAACTAATTGGGCTCCACATGCACATTGGCTCTGGAGTACACTATAGTCACTTATCTAAAGTATGTAATGCTATGACCCAACAAATCCTAAAATATAAAATAAATATACAACTTATTTCTGCTGGCGGAGGGTTAACAATACCGTACCAAGATAATGATACGGTATTAAATGTAAATCATTATTTTCATTTATGGGATAACACAAGAAAACGCATTAGCCAATATTTAGGTCATACAGTAAAATTAGAAATAGAACCTGGTCGCTTTCTTGTTGCTGAATCAGGAATATTAATTACACAAATTAGAGCAGTAAAAGAAATGGGTCGTCGTCATTTCATATTAATAGATGCAGGATATAATGATCTAATGCGTCCAGTAATGTACGGTAGTTATCATCGTATCTCATTAATACCTGGAGATCATCGAAATATTACCTTAGAAGAATTACGCGATACTGTTGTTGGAGGTCCATTATGTGAATCTGGAGATGTTTTTACACAAAATATGAACGGAACAATATTAACACGTAAGCTACCTTATTCAGCAAAAGTAGGAGATTATTTAATATTTCACGATACTGGTGCATACGGTGCTTCAATGTCTTCTAACTATAATACCCGCCCATTATTACCAGAAGTTCTGCTTGAAAACGGACAAATACGGCAAATTCGCCGAAAACAAAAGTTAGAAGATTTATTAATGTTAGAAATAACAGAATAA
- the prfB gene encoding peptide chain release factor 2 (programmed frameshift): MIDIKLIKQNIQLMLNRILSLRMIFDYNFKKNRLKIINAKLKSHDVWKNPKKAKILSQQSSSLKIFINIIDQLYKNLMDLNDLLKLTEECDANLISEIHNQLIASERTLSQLEINRMFIGKYDHANCYVDIQSGSGGIEAQDWAGMLLRMYLRWMDHKGFITDITEESTGEITGIKSATIQVIGPYAYGWLHTESGVHRLVRKSPFDSAKKRHTSFASVFVYPELDDSINIHIRPEDLRYDVYRASGAGGQHVNRTESAVRITHIPTNTVTQCQSDRSQHKNKNQAMKQLKAKLYELELQKKNYEKKMRENNKANITWGNQIRSYILDNSRVKDLRTGFEKRNIKAVLDGELDDFIQISIKKYSKRDV; the protein is encoded by the exons ATGATAGATATAAAACTTATTAAACAAAATATTCAACTTATGTTAAATAGAATA TTAAGTTTAAGGATGATTTTTGACTATAATTTCAAAAAAAACCGTTTAAAAATAATTAACGCTAAATTAAAATCACATGATGTTTGGAAAAACCCTAAAAAAGCAAAAATTCTCAGTCAACAATCTTCCTCTTTAAAAATTTTTATTAACATTATTGATCAGCTTTATAAAAACTTAATGGATTTAAATGATTTACTAAAATTAACAGAAGAATGCGATGCCAACTTAATTTCTGAAATTCACAATCAATTAATTGCTTCAGAACGTACATTATCTCAATTGGAGATTAATCGTATGTTTATAGGAAAATATGATCATGCTAATTGCTATGTCGATATTCAATCAGGATCTGGAGGTATAGAGGCACAAGATTGGGCAGGTATGTTATTGCGTATGTACTTACGGTGGATGGATCACAAAGGTTTTATAACTGATATCACTGAAGAATCAACAGGAGAGATAACCGGAATAAAATCTGCTACTATTCAAGTTATTGGACCATATGCATATGGCTGGTTGCATACTGAATCTGGCGTACACAGATTAGTACGCAAAAGTCCTTTTGATTCTGCTAAAAAACGCCATACTTCATTTGCTTCAGTATTTGTATACCCAGAATTAGATGACAGTATCAATATTCACATTCGTCCAGAAGATCTGCGTTATGATGTCTACCGAGCATCTGGAGCAGGAGGTCAACATGTTAATCGCACAGAATCTGCAGTGCGCATCACACATATACCGACAAATACCGTTACTCAATGCCAAAGTGATCGTTCACAACATAAAAATAAAAATCAAGCAATGAAACAACTAAAAGCTAAATTATATGAACTTGAATTACAAAAGAAAAATTATGAAAAAAAAATGAGAGAAAATAATAAAGCAAATATTACTTGGGGCAATCAAATACGATCTTATATTTTAGACAATTCTAGAGTTAAAGATTTACGTACTGGTTTTGAAAAACGTAATATCAAAGCTGTTTTAGATGGAGAATTAGATGATTTTATACAAATTAGTATTAAAAAATATTCTAAGCGAGATGTATAA